A part of Tachysurus vachellii isolate PV-2020 chromosome 4, HZAU_Pvac_v1, whole genome shotgun sequence genomic DNA contains:
- the rbpjl gene encoding recombining binding protein suppressor of hairless-like protein isoform X1, protein MQEQNEAQREVGLQNKDFVVSAHVYGAEVSAFTHLGEVQGGNETQPVRWDRVDQSFDLMPRISRDSVTQYLQYRPDQSVLILHARVAQKSYGNEKRFFCPPPCVYLCGDGWNLRKEHLKASGLGESSCRVWGYMGLDGSPGTQADKFKLSFEEQTERRMFACAKTLYISDTDKRKHFRLLLRLFQSGGQEIGSFQSGLIKVISKPSQKRQSMKNADLCIPSGSRVSLFNRLRSQTVSTRYLAVEGGAFVASARQWTAFTVILVEDQQTDRSDYSLCESYICYGSVVQLVCTISGVALPPMVIRKVNKQHACLDIDEPVSQLHKCAFQLRNSTHMYLCLSNEKILQYQASPCPKESSRELLNDGSCWTITGTEVVEYTFSESLTSRPTVISPIPIINGLELNGGGHVAMLELHGENFCPYLKVWFGNMEAETMFRSPRSLLCVVPDISVFSKEWRWYRQPITVPLSLIRLDGMIYRSSFTFTYTPEQSSSFQPCPTTEKTANSDTLIDTIHQEFTRTNFHLFLQS, encoded by the exons ATGCAGGAACAAAATGAAGCTCAAAGAGAAGTTG GGCTACAGAATAAGGATTTTGTTGTGTCCGCGCACGTGTACGGAGCTGAAGTATCAGCCTTCACTCACCTTGGCGAAGTGCAGGGAGGAAATGAGACGCAGCCAGTGAGATGGGACAG GGTGGATCAAAGTTTTGATTTAATGCCAAGAATAAGCAGAGACTCTGTGACACAATACCTTCAGTACAGACCTGACCAATCAGTGCTCATTCTCCATGCCAGAGTGGCTCAGAAGTCTTATGGAAATGAGAAACG ATTTTTCTGTCCTCCTCCTTGTGTTTACCTCTGTGGAGATGGATGGAATCTCagaaaagaacatctcaaag CATCAGGTCTTGGTGAATCTAGTTGCCGTGTATGGGGATATATGGGTCTGGATGGCTCCCCTGGGACACAAGCAGACAAATTCAAGCTGAGCTTTGaagaacaaacagaaagaagg ATGTTTGCCTGCGCCAAAACCCTGTATATCTCAGATACAGATAAACGGAAACACTTCCGTTTGCTGCTTCGTCTGTTTCAAAGTGGAGGGCAGGAGATCGGATCTTTCCAAAGTGGACTTATTAAAGTCATCTCCAAACCATCACAGAAAAGACAATCCATGAAGAATGCAGATT TATGTATCCCATCGGGTTCAAGAGTGTCATTGTTTAATCGCCTGAGGTCTCAGACAGTCAGTACGCGTTACCTTGCTGTGGAGGGTGGAGCTTTTGTGGCTAGTGCCAGACAATGGACTGCTTTTACTGTCATTCTAG TGGAGGATCAGCAGACTGACCGCAGTGATTATTCTTTGTGTGAAAGTTATATCTGTTACGGCTCTGTGGTTCAGCTGGTGTGCACCATTTCAGGAGTTGCACTGCCACCCATG gtGATTCGTAAGGTGAATAAGCAACATGCATGCCTGGACATAGATGAGCCAGTGTCCCAGCTTCATAAATGTGCATTTCAACTCAGAAACAGCACGCACATGTACCTCTGCCTCTCCAATGAAAAAATCTTACAGTACCAG GCTTCTCCATGTCCAAAAGAGAGCAGTCGTGAGTTGTTAAATGATGGTTCATGTTGGACTATCACTGGTACAGAAGTTGTTGAGTACACCTTCAGTGAGAGCCTGACCAGTAGACCAACTGTCATCAGCCCCATCCCTATCATTAATGGACTGGAG CTAAATGGAGGAGGTCATGTGGCCATGTTAGAGCTCCATGGAGAAAATTTCTGTCCTTACCTAAAGGTCTGGTTTGGAAACATGGAAGCTGAAACTATGTTCAG GAGTCCAAGGTCTTTGCTGTGTGTTGTGCCTGATATTTCAGTGTTTAGTAAAGAGTGGCGATGGTACAGGCAGCCCATCACAGTCCCTTTGTCTCTGATACGATTGGATGGGATGATCTACAGAAGCTCTTTTACATTCACGTACACACCAGAGCAAAGCTCTTCCTTTCAGCCATGTCCTACCACTGAGAAAACTGCcaactcagacacactcattgACACCATACACCAGGAGTTCACTAGAACCAATTTTCACCTGTTCCTGCAGAGCTGA
- the rbpjl gene encoding recombining binding protein suppressor of hairless-like protein isoform X2 translates to MQEQNEAQREVGLQNKDFVVSAHVYGAEVSAFTHLGEVQGGNETQPVRWDRVDQSFDLMPRISRDSVTQYLQYRPDQSVLILHARVAQKSYGNEKRFFCPPPCVYLCGDGWNLRKEHLKGLGESSCRVWGYMGLDGSPGTQADKFKLSFEEQTERRMFACAKTLYISDTDKRKHFRLLLRLFQSGGQEIGSFQSGLIKVISKPSQKRQSMKNADLCIPSGSRVSLFNRLRSQTVSTRYLAVEGGAFVASARQWTAFTVILVEDQQTDRSDYSLCESYICYGSVVQLVCTISGVALPPMVIRKVNKQHACLDIDEPVSQLHKCAFQLRNSTHMYLCLSNEKILQYQASPCPKESSRELLNDGSCWTITGTEVVEYTFSESLTSRPTVISPIPIINGLELNGGGHVAMLELHGENFCPYLKVWFGNMEAETMFRSPRSLLCVVPDISVFSKEWRWYRQPITVPLSLIRLDGMIYRSSFTFTYTPEQSSSFQPCPTTEKTANSDTLIDTIHQEFTRTNFHLFLQS, encoded by the exons ATGCAGGAACAAAATGAAGCTCAAAGAGAAGTTG GGCTACAGAATAAGGATTTTGTTGTGTCCGCGCACGTGTACGGAGCTGAAGTATCAGCCTTCACTCACCTTGGCGAAGTGCAGGGAGGAAATGAGACGCAGCCAGTGAGATGGGACAG GGTGGATCAAAGTTTTGATTTAATGCCAAGAATAAGCAGAGACTCTGTGACACAATACCTTCAGTACAGACCTGACCAATCAGTGCTCATTCTCCATGCCAGAGTGGCTCAGAAGTCTTATGGAAATGAGAAACG ATTTTTCTGTCCTCCTCCTTGTGTTTACCTCTGTGGAGATGGATGGAATCTCagaaaagaacatctcaaag GTCTTGGTGAATCTAGTTGCCGTGTATGGGGATATATGGGTCTGGATGGCTCCCCTGGGACACAAGCAGACAAATTCAAGCTGAGCTTTGaagaacaaacagaaagaagg ATGTTTGCCTGCGCCAAAACCCTGTATATCTCAGATACAGATAAACGGAAACACTTCCGTTTGCTGCTTCGTCTGTTTCAAAGTGGAGGGCAGGAGATCGGATCTTTCCAAAGTGGACTTATTAAAGTCATCTCCAAACCATCACAGAAAAGACAATCCATGAAGAATGCAGATT TATGTATCCCATCGGGTTCAAGAGTGTCATTGTTTAATCGCCTGAGGTCTCAGACAGTCAGTACGCGTTACCTTGCTGTGGAGGGTGGAGCTTTTGTGGCTAGTGCCAGACAATGGACTGCTTTTACTGTCATTCTAG TGGAGGATCAGCAGACTGACCGCAGTGATTATTCTTTGTGTGAAAGTTATATCTGTTACGGCTCTGTGGTTCAGCTGGTGTGCACCATTTCAGGAGTTGCACTGCCACCCATG gtGATTCGTAAGGTGAATAAGCAACATGCATGCCTGGACATAGATGAGCCAGTGTCCCAGCTTCATAAATGTGCATTTCAACTCAGAAACAGCACGCACATGTACCTCTGCCTCTCCAATGAAAAAATCTTACAGTACCAG GCTTCTCCATGTCCAAAAGAGAGCAGTCGTGAGTTGTTAAATGATGGTTCATGTTGGACTATCACTGGTACAGAAGTTGTTGAGTACACCTTCAGTGAGAGCCTGACCAGTAGACCAACTGTCATCAGCCCCATCCCTATCATTAATGGACTGGAG CTAAATGGAGGAGGTCATGTGGCCATGTTAGAGCTCCATGGAGAAAATTTCTGTCCTTACCTAAAGGTCTGGTTTGGAAACATGGAAGCTGAAACTATGTTCAG GAGTCCAAGGTCTTTGCTGTGTGTTGTGCCTGATATTTCAGTGTTTAGTAAAGAGTGGCGATGGTACAGGCAGCCCATCACAGTCCCTTTGTCTCTGATACGATTGGATGGGATGATCTACAGAAGCTCTTTTACATTCACGTACACACCAGAGCAAAGCTCTTCCTTTCAGCCATGTCCTACCACTGAGAAAACTGCcaactcagacacactcattgACACCATACACCAGGAGTTCACTAGAACCAATTTTCACCTGTTCCTGCAGAGCTGA
- the rbpjl gene encoding recombining binding protein suppressor of hairless-like protein isoform X3, whose protein sequence is MQEQNEAQREVGLQNKDFVVSAHVYGAEVSAFTHLGEVQGGNETQPVRWDRVDQSFDLMPRISRDSVTQYLQYRPDQSVLILHARVAQKSYGNEKRFFCPPPCVYLCGDGWNLRKEHLKASGLGESSCRVWGYMGLDGSPGTQADKFKLSFEEQTERRMFACAKTLYISDTDKRKHFRLLLRLFQSGGQEIGSFQSGLIKVISKPSQKRQSMKNADLEDQQTDRSDYSLCESYICYGSVVQLVCTISGVALPPMVIRKVNKQHACLDIDEPVSQLHKCAFQLRNSTHMYLCLSNEKILQYQASPCPKESSRELLNDGSCWTITGTEVVEYTFSESLTSRPTVISPIPIINGLELNGGGHVAMLELHGENFCPYLKVWFGNMEAETMFRSPRSLLCVVPDISVFSKEWRWYRQPITVPLSLIRLDGMIYRSSFTFTYTPEQSSSFQPCPTTEKTANSDTLIDTIHQEFTRTNFHLFLQS, encoded by the exons ATGCAGGAACAAAATGAAGCTCAAAGAGAAGTTG GGCTACAGAATAAGGATTTTGTTGTGTCCGCGCACGTGTACGGAGCTGAAGTATCAGCCTTCACTCACCTTGGCGAAGTGCAGGGAGGAAATGAGACGCAGCCAGTGAGATGGGACAG GGTGGATCAAAGTTTTGATTTAATGCCAAGAATAAGCAGAGACTCTGTGACACAATACCTTCAGTACAGACCTGACCAATCAGTGCTCATTCTCCATGCCAGAGTGGCTCAGAAGTCTTATGGAAATGAGAAACG ATTTTTCTGTCCTCCTCCTTGTGTTTACCTCTGTGGAGATGGATGGAATCTCagaaaagaacatctcaaag CATCAGGTCTTGGTGAATCTAGTTGCCGTGTATGGGGATATATGGGTCTGGATGGCTCCCCTGGGACACAAGCAGACAAATTCAAGCTGAGCTTTGaagaacaaacagaaagaagg ATGTTTGCCTGCGCCAAAACCCTGTATATCTCAGATACAGATAAACGGAAACACTTCCGTTTGCTGCTTCGTCTGTTTCAAAGTGGAGGGCAGGAGATCGGATCTTTCCAAAGTGGACTTATTAAAGTCATCTCCAAACCATCACAGAAAAGACAATCCATGAAGAATGCAGATT TGGAGGATCAGCAGACTGACCGCAGTGATTATTCTTTGTGTGAAAGTTATATCTGTTACGGCTCTGTGGTTCAGCTGGTGTGCACCATTTCAGGAGTTGCACTGCCACCCATG gtGATTCGTAAGGTGAATAAGCAACATGCATGCCTGGACATAGATGAGCCAGTGTCCCAGCTTCATAAATGTGCATTTCAACTCAGAAACAGCACGCACATGTACCTCTGCCTCTCCAATGAAAAAATCTTACAGTACCAG GCTTCTCCATGTCCAAAAGAGAGCAGTCGTGAGTTGTTAAATGATGGTTCATGTTGGACTATCACTGGTACAGAAGTTGTTGAGTACACCTTCAGTGAGAGCCTGACCAGTAGACCAACTGTCATCAGCCCCATCCCTATCATTAATGGACTGGAG CTAAATGGAGGAGGTCATGTGGCCATGTTAGAGCTCCATGGAGAAAATTTCTGTCCTTACCTAAAGGTCTGGTTTGGAAACATGGAAGCTGAAACTATGTTCAG GAGTCCAAGGTCTTTGCTGTGTGTTGTGCCTGATATTTCAGTGTTTAGTAAAGAGTGGCGATGGTACAGGCAGCCCATCACAGTCCCTTTGTCTCTGATACGATTGGATGGGATGATCTACAGAAGCTCTTTTACATTCACGTACACACCAGAGCAAAGCTCTTCCTTTCAGCCATGTCCTACCACTGAGAAAACTGCcaactcagacacactcattgACACCATACACCAGGAGTTCACTAGAACCAATTTTCACCTGTTCCTGCAGAGCTGA
- the rbpjl gene encoding recombining binding protein suppressor of hairless-like protein isoform X5: protein MQEQNEAQREVGLQNKDFVVSAHVYGAEVSAFTHLGEVQGGNETQPVRWDRVDQSFDLMPRISRDSVTQYLQYRPDQSVLILHARVAQKSYGNEKRFFCPPPCVYLCGDGWNLRKEHLKASGLGESSCRVWGYMGLDGSPGTQADKFKLSFEEQTERRMFACAKTLYISDTDKRKHFRLLLRLFQSGGQEIGSFQSGLIKVISKPSQKRQSMKNADLCIPSGSRVSLFNRLRSQTVSTRYLAVEGGAFVASARQWTAFTVILVEDQQTDRSDYSLCESYICYGSVVQLVCTISGVALPPMVIRKVNKQHACLDIDEPVSQLHKCAFQLRNSTHMYLCLSNEKILQYQASPCPKESSRELLNDGSCWTITGTEVVEYTFSESLTSRPTVISPIPIINGLELNGGGHVAMLELHGENFCPYLKVWFGNMEAETMFR from the exons ATGCAGGAACAAAATGAAGCTCAAAGAGAAGTTG GGCTACAGAATAAGGATTTTGTTGTGTCCGCGCACGTGTACGGAGCTGAAGTATCAGCCTTCACTCACCTTGGCGAAGTGCAGGGAGGAAATGAGACGCAGCCAGTGAGATGGGACAG GGTGGATCAAAGTTTTGATTTAATGCCAAGAATAAGCAGAGACTCTGTGACACAATACCTTCAGTACAGACCTGACCAATCAGTGCTCATTCTCCATGCCAGAGTGGCTCAGAAGTCTTATGGAAATGAGAAACG ATTTTTCTGTCCTCCTCCTTGTGTTTACCTCTGTGGAGATGGATGGAATCTCagaaaagaacatctcaaag CATCAGGTCTTGGTGAATCTAGTTGCCGTGTATGGGGATATATGGGTCTGGATGGCTCCCCTGGGACACAAGCAGACAAATTCAAGCTGAGCTTTGaagaacaaacagaaagaagg ATGTTTGCCTGCGCCAAAACCCTGTATATCTCAGATACAGATAAACGGAAACACTTCCGTTTGCTGCTTCGTCTGTTTCAAAGTGGAGGGCAGGAGATCGGATCTTTCCAAAGTGGACTTATTAAAGTCATCTCCAAACCATCACAGAAAAGACAATCCATGAAGAATGCAGATT TATGTATCCCATCGGGTTCAAGAGTGTCATTGTTTAATCGCCTGAGGTCTCAGACAGTCAGTACGCGTTACCTTGCTGTGGAGGGTGGAGCTTTTGTGGCTAGTGCCAGACAATGGACTGCTTTTACTGTCATTCTAG TGGAGGATCAGCAGACTGACCGCAGTGATTATTCTTTGTGTGAAAGTTATATCTGTTACGGCTCTGTGGTTCAGCTGGTGTGCACCATTTCAGGAGTTGCACTGCCACCCATG gtGATTCGTAAGGTGAATAAGCAACATGCATGCCTGGACATAGATGAGCCAGTGTCCCAGCTTCATAAATGTGCATTTCAACTCAGAAACAGCACGCACATGTACCTCTGCCTCTCCAATGAAAAAATCTTACAGTACCAG GCTTCTCCATGTCCAAAAGAGAGCAGTCGTGAGTTGTTAAATGATGGTTCATGTTGGACTATCACTGGTACAGAAGTTGTTGAGTACACCTTCAGTGAGAGCCTGACCAGTAGACCAACTGTCATCAGCCCCATCCCTATCATTAATGGACTGGAG CTAAATGGAGGAGGTCATGTGGCCATGTTAGAGCTCCATGGAGAAAATTTCTGTCCTTACCTAAAGGTCTGGTTTGGAAACATGGAAGCTGAAACTATGTTCAGGTAA
- the rbpjl gene encoding recombining binding protein suppressor of hairless-like protein isoform X4 — MPRISRDSVTQYLQYRPDQSVLILHARVAQKSYGNEKRFFCPPPCVYLCGDGWNLRKEHLKASGLGESSCRVWGYMGLDGSPGTQADKFKLSFEEQTERRMFACAKTLYISDTDKRKHFRLLLRLFQSGGQEIGSFQSGLIKVISKPSQKRQSMKNADLCIPSGSRVSLFNRLRSQTVSTRYLAVEGGAFVASARQWTAFTVILVEDQQTDRSDYSLCESYICYGSVVQLVCTISGVALPPMVIRKVNKQHACLDIDEPVSQLHKCAFQLRNSTHMYLCLSNEKILQYQASPCPKESSRELLNDGSCWTITGTEVVEYTFSESLTSRPTVISPIPIINGLELNGGGHVAMLELHGENFCPYLKVWFGNMEAETMFRSPRSLLCVVPDISVFSKEWRWYRQPITVPLSLIRLDGMIYRSSFTFTYTPEQSSSFQPCPTTEKTANSDTLIDTIHQEFTRTNFHLFLQS, encoded by the exons ATGCCAAGAATAAGCAGAGACTCTGTGACACAATACCTTCAGTACAGACCTGACCAATCAGTGCTCATTCTCCATGCCAGAGTGGCTCAGAAGTCTTATGGAAATGAGAAACG ATTTTTCTGTCCTCCTCCTTGTGTTTACCTCTGTGGAGATGGATGGAATCTCagaaaagaacatctcaaag CATCAGGTCTTGGTGAATCTAGTTGCCGTGTATGGGGATATATGGGTCTGGATGGCTCCCCTGGGACACAAGCAGACAAATTCAAGCTGAGCTTTGaagaacaaacagaaagaagg ATGTTTGCCTGCGCCAAAACCCTGTATATCTCAGATACAGATAAACGGAAACACTTCCGTTTGCTGCTTCGTCTGTTTCAAAGTGGAGGGCAGGAGATCGGATCTTTCCAAAGTGGACTTATTAAAGTCATCTCCAAACCATCACAGAAAAGACAATCCATGAAGAATGCAGATT TATGTATCCCATCGGGTTCAAGAGTGTCATTGTTTAATCGCCTGAGGTCTCAGACAGTCAGTACGCGTTACCTTGCTGTGGAGGGTGGAGCTTTTGTGGCTAGTGCCAGACAATGGACTGCTTTTACTGTCATTCTAG TGGAGGATCAGCAGACTGACCGCAGTGATTATTCTTTGTGTGAAAGTTATATCTGTTACGGCTCTGTGGTTCAGCTGGTGTGCACCATTTCAGGAGTTGCACTGCCACCCATG gtGATTCGTAAGGTGAATAAGCAACATGCATGCCTGGACATAGATGAGCCAGTGTCCCAGCTTCATAAATGTGCATTTCAACTCAGAAACAGCACGCACATGTACCTCTGCCTCTCCAATGAAAAAATCTTACAGTACCAG GCTTCTCCATGTCCAAAAGAGAGCAGTCGTGAGTTGTTAAATGATGGTTCATGTTGGACTATCACTGGTACAGAAGTTGTTGAGTACACCTTCAGTGAGAGCCTGACCAGTAGACCAACTGTCATCAGCCCCATCCCTATCATTAATGGACTGGAG CTAAATGGAGGAGGTCATGTGGCCATGTTAGAGCTCCATGGAGAAAATTTCTGTCCTTACCTAAAGGTCTGGTTTGGAAACATGGAAGCTGAAACTATGTTCAG GAGTCCAAGGTCTTTGCTGTGTGTTGTGCCTGATATTTCAGTGTTTAGTAAAGAGTGGCGATGGTACAGGCAGCCCATCACAGTCCCTTTGTCTCTGATACGATTGGATGGGATGATCTACAGAAGCTCTTTTACATTCACGTACACACCAGAGCAAAGCTCTTCCTTTCAGCCATGTCCTACCACTGAGAAAACTGCcaactcagacacactcattgACACCATACACCAGGAGTTCACTAGAACCAATTTTCACCTGTTCCTGCAGAGCTGA
- the rbpjl gene encoding recombining binding protein suppressor of hairless-like protein isoform X6 codes for MPEWLRSLMEMRNASGLGESSCRVWGYMGLDGSPGTQADKFKLSFEEQTERRMFACAKTLYISDTDKRKHFRLLLRLFQSGGQEIGSFQSGLIKVISKPSQKRQSMKNADLCIPSGSRVSLFNRLRSQTVSTRYLAVEGGAFVASARQWTAFTVILVEDQQTDRSDYSLCESYICYGSVVQLVCTISGVALPPMVIRKVNKQHACLDIDEPVSQLHKCAFQLRNSTHMYLCLSNEKILQYQASPCPKESSRELLNDGSCWTITGTEVVEYTFSESLTSRPTVISPIPIINGLELNGGGHVAMLELHGENFCPYLKVWFGNMEAETMFRSPRSLLCVVPDISVFSKEWRWYRQPITVPLSLIRLDGMIYRSSFTFTYTPEQSSSFQPCPTTEKTANSDTLIDTIHQEFTRTNFHLFLQS; via the exons ATGCCAGAGTGGCTCAGAAGTCTTATGGAAATGAGAAACG CATCAGGTCTTGGTGAATCTAGTTGCCGTGTATGGGGATATATGGGTCTGGATGGCTCCCCTGGGACACAAGCAGACAAATTCAAGCTGAGCTTTGaagaacaaacagaaagaagg ATGTTTGCCTGCGCCAAAACCCTGTATATCTCAGATACAGATAAACGGAAACACTTCCGTTTGCTGCTTCGTCTGTTTCAAAGTGGAGGGCAGGAGATCGGATCTTTCCAAAGTGGACTTATTAAAGTCATCTCCAAACCATCACAGAAAAGACAATCCATGAAGAATGCAGATT TATGTATCCCATCGGGTTCAAGAGTGTCATTGTTTAATCGCCTGAGGTCTCAGACAGTCAGTACGCGTTACCTTGCTGTGGAGGGTGGAGCTTTTGTGGCTAGTGCCAGACAATGGACTGCTTTTACTGTCATTCTAG TGGAGGATCAGCAGACTGACCGCAGTGATTATTCTTTGTGTGAAAGTTATATCTGTTACGGCTCTGTGGTTCAGCTGGTGTGCACCATTTCAGGAGTTGCACTGCCACCCATG gtGATTCGTAAGGTGAATAAGCAACATGCATGCCTGGACATAGATGAGCCAGTGTCCCAGCTTCATAAATGTGCATTTCAACTCAGAAACAGCACGCACATGTACCTCTGCCTCTCCAATGAAAAAATCTTACAGTACCAG GCTTCTCCATGTCCAAAAGAGAGCAGTCGTGAGTTGTTAAATGATGGTTCATGTTGGACTATCACTGGTACAGAAGTTGTTGAGTACACCTTCAGTGAGAGCCTGACCAGTAGACCAACTGTCATCAGCCCCATCCCTATCATTAATGGACTGGAG CTAAATGGAGGAGGTCATGTGGCCATGTTAGAGCTCCATGGAGAAAATTTCTGTCCTTACCTAAAGGTCTGGTTTGGAAACATGGAAGCTGAAACTATGTTCAG GAGTCCAAGGTCTTTGCTGTGTGTTGTGCCTGATATTTCAGTGTTTAGTAAAGAGTGGCGATGGTACAGGCAGCCCATCACAGTCCCTTTGTCTCTGATACGATTGGATGGGATGATCTACAGAAGCTCTTTTACATTCACGTACACACCAGAGCAAAGCTCTTCCTTTCAGCCATGTCCTACCACTGAGAAAACTGCcaactcagacacactcattgACACCATACACCAGGAGTTCACTAGAACCAATTTTCACCTGTTCCTGCAGAGCTGA